AGGCGCAGCGCTTCAACGTGATCCTGGTCACGCACGACCTGCGCGAGGCGGTGTTCCTCGCCGACACGGTCTATGTCATGAGCCAGCGCCCCGGCCGCATCGTGATGCGCAAGGAGATCGGCCTGCCGCGCCCGCGCGATCTCGAGCTGACCTATACCGAGCCTTTCGCCGAGCTGGTGCACGCGCTGCGCGAGAAGATCGGCCATGTGCGCCAACACTGAGCCGAACAATGAGCCCAACACTGAGACCCTGACGATGATGATGACCTTGACTTCCGCTCAGGAGCGCCGCGTGCAGCGCGTGGCGCCGTGGCTGCTGCTGGCCGCGGTGCTGCTGCTGTGGCAGGGCGCGTGCATGGCTTTCGATGTCTCCGACTTCATCCTGCCGACGCCGTCCGCGATCGTGGCCGCGCTGGTCGACTACGCGGACGTGATCGCCGGCCATGCCTGGCGCACCTTCTGGACCACCATGGTGGGGTTTGCCGTGGCCATCGGCGTGGGCGTGCTGCTCGGGCTGGCGATGGGCTCGTCGCGGCTGCTCTACGCCGCCAGCTACCCGCTGATGACCGCCTTCAACGCGCTGCCCAAGGCTGCCTTCGTGCCGATCCTGGTGGTGTGGTTCGGGCTCGGCGCCGGGCCGGCGATCCTGACCGCGTTTTTGATCTCGTTCTTCCCGATCATGGTCAATATCGCCACCGGGCTGGCCACGCTCGAGCCGGAACTGGAAGACGTGCTGCGCGTGCTCGGCGCGAAGCGGCGCGACGTGCTGTTCAAGGTCGGCCTGCCGCGCGCGCTGCCGTATTTCTTCGCGTCGCTGAAGGTCGCGATCACGCTGGCCTTTGTCGGCACCACGGTGTCGGAGATGAACGCCGCCAACGAAGGCATCGGCTACCTGCTGGTGTCGGCCGGCTCCGCCATGAAGATGCCGCTGGCGTTCGCCGGGCTGGTGGTGATCGCGGTGATGGCGATGGCGATGTACGAGCTGTTCGCGGTGGTCGAGAAGCGCATGACCGGCTGGGCCCACCGGGGCTGAGGCGGGCTCAGCGCCGCACTAGCTGCCGGCCTGCTGCAGCTGGTAAGTCGAGCAGTAGCTGAAGCGGCTGGCCGGATGCACGCCGGTGGTCACGACGATCGCCTGGTCGCGCAGGAAATAGGTGCGGATGATGCGCAGGCCCGCCGACTTGTCCGGCACCTGCAAGGCAGCGGCCTGCGCGCCTTCGACCAGCCACCCCTGCACCTCCTGCTCCACGCGGGTGATCTTGATCCCGTACTGCTTCTCCACCATCGTGTACACCGGCACGTCGAGCGTCTCGCCGGGCGGGGACAGCTCGCCGTAAGCGCTGTCGACATAGATGTC
This Cupriavidus nantongensis DNA region includes the following protein-coding sequences:
- a CDS encoding ABC transporter permease; the encoded protein is MMTLTSAQERRVQRVAPWLLLAAVLLLWQGACMAFDVSDFILPTPSAIVAALVDYADVIAGHAWRTFWTTMVGFAVAIGVGVLLGLAMGSSRLLYAASYPLMTAFNALPKAAFVPILVVWFGLGAGPAILTAFLISFFPIMVNIATGLATLEPELEDVLRVLGAKRRDVLFKVGLPRALPYFFASLKVAITLAFVGTTVSEMNAANEGIGYLLVSAGSAMKMPLAFAGLVVIAVMAMAMYELFAVVEKRMTGWAHRG